From Streptomyces sp. Mut1, the proteins below share one genomic window:
- a CDS encoding 3-deoxy-7-phosphoheptulonate synthase: MKDVVKDVIREISVRGALQQPAWTDLLQLNRVRETLAARPALVRPDDVGTLRTLLSTVASGRALVVQSGDCAEDPQQCGPEHVARKVAVLDLLAGVLGLIAGRPVLRAGRIAGQFAKPRSQPTEVVGGVELPVFRGHMVNGPEADSESRRLDPLRILTGYMAAGDAVEHLGWRERGAGHHAVGPQVWTSHEALLLDYEMPLLRTDDEGRLFLGSTHWPWIGERTRQLDGAHVAMLSQVANPVACKVGPTMEPGELVALCERLDAWREPGRLTLIARMGADKVAGRLPRLVEAVREAGHPAIWLTDPVHGNTVTAPGGHKTRIVETVAQEVSRFVVAVRDAGGVPGGLHLETTPDDVTECADTEADLTSVGERYTSFCDPRLTPSQAVAVTSAWAVRS; the protein is encoded by the coding sequence ATGAAGGACGTCGTGAAGGACGTGATCCGTGAGATCAGCGTCCGCGGCGCACTGCAACAGCCCGCATGGACCGATCTGCTCCAGCTGAACCGGGTCAGGGAGACACTCGCGGCGCGCCCCGCCCTCGTACGGCCCGACGACGTGGGCACCTTGCGGACGCTGCTCTCCACCGTGGCCTCGGGCAGGGCCCTGGTGGTGCAGTCCGGCGACTGCGCCGAGGACCCCCAGCAGTGCGGGCCCGAACACGTCGCCCGGAAGGTGGCTGTGCTCGACCTGCTCGCCGGAGTCCTCGGACTGATCGCCGGCAGACCCGTACTGCGCGCGGGCCGCATCGCGGGGCAGTTCGCCAAGCCCCGGTCCCAGCCCACCGAGGTCGTCGGCGGCGTCGAACTCCCCGTGTTCCGCGGCCACATGGTCAACGGACCCGAGGCGGACTCCGAGAGCCGCCGGCTCGACCCGCTGCGCATCCTCACCGGCTACATGGCCGCGGGCGACGCCGTCGAACACCTGGGCTGGCGCGAGCGCGGCGCCGGGCACCACGCCGTGGGCCCCCAGGTGTGGACGAGCCACGAGGCGCTGCTGCTCGACTACGAGATGCCCCTGCTGCGCACCGACGACGAGGGGCGGCTCTTCCTCGGCTCCACGCACTGGCCCTGGATCGGGGAGCGCACCCGCCAGCTCGACGGCGCGCACGTCGCCATGCTGTCCCAGGTCGCCAACCCGGTGGCCTGCAAGGTGGGCCCCACCATGGAACCCGGGGAACTGGTGGCCCTGTGCGAGCGGCTCGACGCCTGGCGCGAACCGGGCCGGCTCACCCTGATCGCCCGGATGGGCGCCGACAAGGTCGCCGGCCGGCTGCCGCGCCTGGTCGAGGCGGTGCGCGAGGCCGGACACCCCGCCATCTGGCTCACCGACCCGGTGCACGGCAATACCGTCACCGCGCCCGGCGGCCACAAGACCCGGATCGTGGAGACCGTCGCGCAGGAGGTCTCGCGCTTCGTGGTGGCCGTACGCGACGCGGGCGGCGTCCCCGGTGGCCTGCACCTGGAGACGACGCCCGACGACGTCACCGAATGCGCCGACACCGAGGCCGATCTGACCTCCGTCGGCGAGCGCTACACCTCGTTCTGCGACCCCCGTCTCACCCCGTCGCAGGCCGTGGCCGTGACCTCGGCGTGGGCCGTCCGGTCATGA
- a CDS encoding OvmZ protein: MRDVKEVYRDSEEELAVLSGGPVERVSGTQPVGLRLDDRMLTLRSQVTDLLCSWAGLVVSERGLPPVPGTEVPTLLRFLAGHVRWLAEHPAAQDLDAELTALLESARSLLGPRSYEVSLGLCCHSGCTARLHATLSGTRDSVYSQVACDAGHTVPPREWLLLSGRTRQDTDRTGGAA, from the coding sequence TTGCGGGACGTCAAAGAGGTCTACCGGGACAGCGAGGAGGAGCTGGCCGTCCTGAGCGGAGGGCCGGTGGAGCGTGTCAGCGGCACCCAGCCGGTGGGCCTGCGCCTCGACGACCGGATGCTGACGCTGCGTTCGCAGGTCACCGATCTCCTGTGCTCCTGGGCCGGGCTCGTGGTCTCCGAGCGCGGGCTTCCGCCCGTGCCCGGTACGGAGGTCCCGACGCTCCTCCGCTTCCTGGCCGGCCATGTCCGGTGGCTGGCCGAACACCCGGCGGCCCAGGACCTGGACGCCGAACTGACCGCACTCCTCGAATCGGCACGCTCACTGCTCGGCCCCCGGTCCTACGAGGTCTCCCTCGGCCTGTGCTGCCACAGCGGCTGTACGGCCCGGCTGCACGCCACGCTGTCGGGTACCCGTGACTCGGTCTACTCCCAGGTCGCCTGCGACGCCGGGCACACGGTGCCGCCCAGGGAGTGGCTGCTGCTGTCCGGCCGGACCCGGCAGGACACCGACCGGACGGGCGGTGCGGCGTGA
- a CDS encoding SCO6745 family protein yields the protein MDQQDRNHGYARHCAQAVNALHSIPYFTSDLATEVGPFGIDDHSSVYLAGRASALGIVDPAVVTAVFNSFAPRLVAERIPALWDLISPGQALRARENAVAAALERLLGTETVRSAELSEAAKLATAAAEAGALPGRPLYAANSALDLPERPHTALWHAATMLREHRGDGHVAVLGHFELTGVDSLVIDCASSHGMAKEIVMPMRGWTEAEWSAGRERLADRGLVDAEGRITPRGTALRDEVEAETTRLDRRPYDALGAAGVERLARYVHRLVGTAADAGVFPPPLRGFFAPAADVWNAL from the coding sequence ATGGATCAGCAGGACAGAAATCACGGATACGCGCGTCATTGCGCTCAGGCAGTGAACGCGCTTCATTCAATTCCCTATTTCACAAGCGATTTGGCCACCGAAGTCGGGCCGTTCGGCATCGATGATCATTCGAGCGTCTACCTTGCCGGCCGCGCGTCCGCACTGGGCATCGTGGACCCCGCTGTGGTGACTGCTGTATTCAACTCCTTCGCCCCCCGTCTCGTCGCCGAAAGAATTCCCGCGCTCTGGGATCTCATATCGCCCGGACAGGCCCTGCGGGCCCGCGAGAACGCCGTCGCCGCCGCCCTCGAACGCCTGCTGGGGACCGAGACCGTGCGCTCCGCGGAGCTGTCGGAGGCGGCGAAGCTCGCGACCGCCGCGGCCGAGGCGGGTGCGCTGCCCGGACGCCCGCTGTACGCGGCGAACTCCGCGCTCGACCTGCCGGAACGCCCCCACACGGCCCTGTGGCACGCGGCGACGATGCTGCGCGAGCACCGGGGCGACGGACACGTCGCCGTCCTCGGCCACTTCGAACTGACCGGCGTCGACTCGCTCGTGATCGACTGCGCCAGCAGCCACGGCATGGCCAAGGAGATCGTCATGCCCATGCGCGGCTGGACGGAGGCCGAGTGGTCGGCCGGACGGGAGCGCCTCGCCGACCGCGGACTGGTCGACGCGGAGGGCAGGATCACCCCGCGCGGCACGGCGCTCAGGGACGAAGTGGAGGCGGAGACGACCCGGCTCGACCGCCGCCCCTACGACGCCCTGGGAGCCGCGGGCGTCGAACGGCTGGCCCGCTACGTGCACCGGCTCGTCGGGACCGCCGCCGACGCCGGGGTCTTCCCGCCCCCGCTGCGCGGCTTCTTCGCGCCCGCGGCCGATGTCTGGAACGCGCTCTGA
- a CDS encoding cytochrome P450: MTLSTPTPAQPPAALFSPAYYQDPHTTLAWLRENSPVHEFRFPAGDVRTWLVTRYDDVKAVLADQRYSAEASTWANDEFRAAGLVAAEGTILGRGISVVDPPHHTKLRRRAMGAFTTRRVEQWRTTVQEQVDRVLADCARRDTFDVMDDYAGEVSAGVLGEILGMRIERHRELVSALNEAFPSDPALMHKVPEAFGRICEYAAELVADKRSKPADDLTSALIRGVDDDEELTEDELIGLVAAIIMGGSDTVRGFIGNAVLSLLDHPGQAELLRARPELAEPAVEELLRYDGALSTALFRVTTQEVELAGTVLPAGAPVIVGLLAANRDPRRFERPELLDLGRQGHRHVGFGHGLHNCLGAALARLEGAIAIPALIDRFPELVLDAPRDSVRYIDNWAIRRLVALPVAASPKAAARASREA; this comes from the coding sequence ATGACGCTGTCGACGCCGACACCGGCGCAACCACCCGCCGCCCTGTTCTCGCCCGCCTACTACCAGGACCCGCACACCACCCTCGCCTGGCTGCGGGAGAACTCCCCGGTCCACGAGTTCCGCTTCCCGGCCGGCGACGTAAGAACCTGGCTCGTGACCCGCTACGACGACGTCAAGGCCGTACTCGCCGACCAGCGCTACAGCGCGGAGGCCTCCACCTGGGCCAACGACGAGTTCCGCGCCGCCGGCCTGGTCGCCGCCGAGGGCACCATCCTGGGGCGTGGCATCTCCGTGGTCGACCCGCCGCACCACACCAAGCTGCGGCGGCGGGCGATGGGGGCCTTCACCACCCGGCGGGTGGAACAGTGGCGCACGACCGTCCAGGAACAGGTCGACCGGGTCCTCGCCGACTGCGCGCGCCGCGACACCTTCGACGTCATGGACGACTACGCGGGCGAGGTGTCCGCCGGCGTCCTGGGCGAGATCCTCGGCATGCGCATCGAACGCCACCGCGAACTGGTCAGCGCGCTCAACGAGGCGTTCCCGTCCGACCCCGCGCTCATGCACAAGGTGCCCGAGGCGTTCGGCCGGATCTGCGAGTACGCGGCCGAACTGGTCGCCGACAAGCGCAGCAAGCCCGCCGACGACCTGACCTCCGCCCTGATCCGGGGCGTGGACGACGACGAGGAGCTGACCGAGGACGAGCTGATCGGCCTCGTCGCCGCCATCATCATGGGCGGCAGCGACACCGTGCGCGGCTTCATCGGCAACGCCGTCCTCTCGCTGCTCGACCACCCCGGCCAGGCCGAGCTGCTGCGGGCCCGGCCCGAGCTGGCCGAACCGGCCGTCGAGGAACTCCTGCGCTACGACGGGGCGCTGAGCACCGCCCTGTTCCGGGTCACCACACAGGAGGTGGAACTCGCCGGCACCGTCCTGCCCGCAGGTGCCCCGGTGATCGTCGGACTCCTGGCGGCCAACCGCGACCCGCGCCGCTTCGAACGGCCCGAGCTGCTGGACCTCGGGCGCCAGGGCCACCGGCACGTCGGCTTCGGGCACGGGCTGCACAACTGCCTGGGCGCGGCACTGGCCCGTCTGGAGGGCGCCATCGCCATCCCCGCCCTCATCGACCGCTTCCCGGAACTGGTCCTCGACGCGCCCCGGGACTCCGTGCGGTACATCGACAACTGGGCGATCCGCCGCCTGGTCGCGCTGCCCGTCGCCGCGTCGCCGAAGGCCGCCGCGCGGGCATCCCGGGAGGCCTGA
- a CDS encoding ferredoxin — MSASARIDRTLCLGTGLCESMAQDLFLLDDEGLAVPLPGDGGDERTELLRSIADCCPTGAITVTEKGPGAAARENAHESKG, encoded by the coding sequence ATGAGCGCCTCCGCCCGGATCGACCGCACGCTGTGCCTCGGGACGGGGCTGTGCGAGTCGATGGCACAGGACCTGTTCCTCCTGGACGACGAAGGACTCGCCGTGCCACTGCCCGGCGACGGAGGCGACGAACGGACGGAGCTGCTGCGGTCCATCGCAGACTGCTGCCCGACCGGCGCGATCACCGTCACCGAGAAGGGCCCCGGCGCGGCCGCACGCGAGAACGCACACGAGAGCAAGGGGTGA
- a CDS encoding FAD-dependent monooxygenase — MQGQSAQRDTDVVVAGAGPAGLMLAAELRLAGAEVVVLEQESGPTAESRGMGFTARTLEVFDQRGLLPRFGELKRSPGGHFGSVPVDFATGDGRHASVTGISQARTVAALGEWAAELGADIRRGHRLTRFTDNGDRVEVWADGPDGEAGLTASYLVGCDGGRSTVRRAGGFDFPGTDATAELLLADVKDLRLPPKWSGERRPGGMLLAAPLGGGMVRIVVSEHGRAPRERTGPPAFSEVADAWKRVSGDDITGATPVWVSSFGDAARQASAYRKGRVLLAGDAAHVHLPASGQGMNVSIQDAVNLGWKLGAVVTGRVPGTLLDSYHTERHPVGAELLRNTRAQASLFLGGPEMQPLRDVLTQVFGGEEAALLLAGLVSGLEIRYDVGPGDHPLLGRRLPDIPLVLDDGEKTRSTRLLHPARGVLLSLGTDPAPARTAGRWAPRVDVVRSARPDGTGPAGETVDADAVLVRPDGYVAWVAGSGDLSTALHHCFGEPTG; from the coding sequence ATGCAGGGGCAGTCCGCACAGCGGGACACCGACGTCGTCGTGGCAGGAGCGGGACCCGCGGGGCTCATGCTGGCCGCCGAACTACGGCTGGCCGGTGCCGAGGTCGTGGTCCTGGAACAGGAGAGCGGGCCGACCGCCGAGTCGCGCGGCATGGGATTCACCGCCCGCACCCTGGAGGTGTTCGACCAGCGCGGGCTGCTGCCGAGGTTCGGTGAGCTGAAACGTTCCCCCGGCGGCCACTTCGGCAGCGTCCCGGTCGACTTCGCGACCGGCGACGGACGCCACGCCAGTGTCACCGGCATCTCCCAGGCCCGTACCGTCGCCGCGCTGGGGGAGTGGGCGGCGGAGCTCGGCGCCGACATCCGGCGCGGCCACCGGCTGACCCGCTTCACCGACAACGGCGACCGGGTCGAGGTATGGGCCGACGGCCCCGACGGCGAGGCCGGGCTGACCGCGTCCTACCTCGTCGGGTGCGACGGCGGCCGCAGCACCGTCCGCCGGGCCGGCGGCTTCGACTTCCCCGGCACCGACGCCACCGCCGAACTGCTGCTCGCCGATGTGAAGGACCTCCGGCTCCCGCCGAAATGGTCCGGCGAGCGCCGCCCCGGAGGCATGCTGCTCGCCGCACCCCTGGGCGGCGGAATGGTCCGGATCGTCGTCTCCGAGCACGGCAGGGCGCCGCGGGAACGCACCGGGCCCCCGGCCTTCAGCGAAGTGGCCGACGCCTGGAAACGGGTCAGCGGCGACGACATCACCGGCGCCACACCCGTCTGGGTCAGCTCCTTCGGGGACGCGGCCAGACAGGCGTCCGCGTACCGCAAGGGCCGGGTCCTGCTCGCCGGGGACGCCGCGCACGTCCACCTGCCCGCCAGCGGCCAGGGCATGAACGTCAGCATCCAGGACGCCGTCAACCTCGGCTGGAAACTGGGCGCCGTCGTCACCGGCCGCGTACCCGGAACACTCCTGGACAGCTACCACACGGAACGCCACCCGGTCGGCGCCGAACTGCTGCGCAACACCCGGGCCCAGGCCTCACTGTTCCTCGGCGGACCCGAGATGCAGCCCCTGCGCGACGTCCTCACCCAGGTCTTCGGCGGCGAGGAGGCCGCACTGCTGCTGGCGGGGCTCGTCAGCGGCCTGGAGATCCGCTACGACGTCGGACCCGGCGACCACCCGCTGCTCGGGCGGCGGCTGCCGGACATCCCGCTGGTCCTGGACGACGGGGAGAAGACCCGCAGCACCCGGCTGCTCCACCCCGCCCGCGGCGTCCTGCTGTCCCTGGGCACCGACCCCGCACCCGCGCGCACCGCCGGCCGCTGGGCGCCCCGGGTGGACGTCGTACGCTCCGCCCGCCCCGACGGCACCGGACCGGCCGGCGAGACGGTCGACGCCGACGCCGTACTGGTGCGCCCCGACGGCTACGTGGCCTGGGTGGCCGGATCCGGCGACCTCTCCACCGCCCTGCACCACTGCTTCGGCGAGCCCACCGGCTGA